A genomic stretch from Chloroflexota bacterium includes:
- a CDS encoding lamin tail domain-containing protein, translated as MPVVRAVPVAPHRLLAGLISIGVLALAIDHAMAFPMTEDLGSTAAPLVEVTGHLLVSEVMTGGVSASDEFIELYNPAPSMLPLEGLEVVYVTASGATVTRKASWSAGAAGISPGAHLLIANEAGILAGLADVAYASGLAATGGSVALRVVGAATAIDAVGWGNAASSWLEARPAPAPAAGSSLERLPGGWLGSGQDTDDNLVDYVVQPIPDPQNSGSPPIPVASDSPAPSSSPIPSATAEPSSCPTMEPSVEPSVTGTPLATPSPEPTATAAPTAIPAPTSTPVPTPALLSIADARSQPDGTTVTVEGVTLTAGDFTDGGGYLVDASAGIAVLISDGTFARGKLLRVTGTLDDRYAQRTIRTTADAVTSLGAANDPLPVDAATGSIGEAFEGQLVEISGIISSSVTTLSTGLAWDLNDGSGATRILVGTGTGIDTSSWARGVGLTLIGVVGQRDSSGTATSGFRVQPRDAADVVSVEPIATSSPTPSPAPTTTSSASASASPSATPTPGSSLVSISEARAAATGTHLRIRGVVTAPSGLIESGSAVIQDATAGILVRLGADVGSLALGQLVELDGTRSTKAGMLSLRVATSPRYLGTQAEPEPLRRATGALGEGEEARLVVVRGAISTAISRPRGGNVSFAIDDGSGPIRVSISSRSGISGGSLTRGAWLEVRAVLAQQTTGSAPSSGYRLWPRTAADLRVIASPVTGSTQPLACCAFVQTAQHSLPTGDLGNALHDQVDAPLIARTPPTLARPQPTSSSRPISTIERGTASVTDHQAPAAGLVVSGMGLAALAGLAAWFGRRRGPDGDQPIDAELPEAHEGMAAQGGPRLSVLRVEANDARNERRILPPT; from the coding sequence GTGCCCGTCGTCCGCGCCGTTCCCGTTGCCCCACACCGGCTGCTGGCCGGTTTGATCTCGATCGGCGTGCTTGCGCTGGCGATCGACCACGCCATGGCGTTCCCCATGACGGAGGACCTCGGCAGCACGGCCGCCCCGCTCGTCGAGGTGACCGGTCACCTGCTCGTGAGCGAGGTGATGACGGGCGGAGTGAGCGCATCCGACGAGTTCATCGAGCTCTACAACCCGGCGCCCTCGATGCTGCCGCTCGAGGGCCTCGAAGTGGTGTACGTCACCGCCAGCGGCGCAACCGTCACCCGCAAGGCCTCATGGTCGGCTGGAGCTGCGGGGATTTCGCCGGGCGCCCATCTGCTGATCGCGAACGAGGCCGGGATCCTTGCCGGCCTGGCCGACGTGGCGTACGCCAGCGGGCTGGCGGCGACGGGTGGCAGCGTCGCCCTGCGGGTGGTTGGCGCCGCCACCGCGATCGACGCGGTCGGCTGGGGGAACGCCGCGAGCTCCTGGCTCGAGGCGCGACCGGCGCCCGCCCCGGCCGCCGGCAGCAGCCTCGAACGGCTTCCCGGCGGCTGGCTGGGATCCGGCCAGGACACCGATGACAACCTGGTCGACTACGTCGTCCAGCCGATCCCGGATCCGCAGAACAGCGGCTCGCCGCCCATTCCCGTCGCGAGCGACAGTCCGGCGCCAAGCAGCTCGCCGATCCCTTCAGCAACGGCGGAACCCAGCTCCTGTCCGACGATGGAGCCGTCCGTGGAACCGAGCGTCACCGGGACGCCCTTGGCCACCCCGTCACCTGAACCCACCGCAACCGCTGCTCCCACGGCGATCCCTGCCCCCACCTCAACTCCCGTGCCCACCCCGGCGCTGCTCTCCATCGCGGACGCGCGGTCGCAGCCTGACGGCACGACTGTGACGGTCGAGGGCGTGACGCTGACGGCCGGCGACTTCACCGATGGGGGTGGGTATCTCGTCGACGCGTCCGCGGGCATCGCCGTGCTCATCTCCGATGGGACGTTCGCTCGCGGCAAGCTATTGCGGGTCACGGGCACCCTCGACGATCGGTATGCGCAGCGCACCATCCGGACGACCGCGGACGCGGTCACAAGCCTGGGAGCCGCGAACGACCCGTTGCCGGTGGACGCGGCGACCGGATCCATCGGCGAGGCATTCGAAGGCCAACTGGTCGAGATCAGCGGGATCATCAGCAGCTCGGTGACGACGCTGAGCACAGGCCTGGCATGGGACCTCAATGACGGCAGCGGCGCAACCCGAATCCTGGTCGGGACCGGGACGGGGATCGACACATCGTCCTGGGCGCGAGGGGTTGGGCTCACGCTCATCGGCGTCGTCGGCCAGCGGGATTCAAGCGGGACCGCGACATCGGGCTTTCGCGTCCAGCCCAGGGACGCCGCCGATGTCGTCTCGGTTGAACCGATCGCGACGTCCAGCCCAACTCCATCGCCGGCGCCGACTACAACGTCATCCGCATCCGCGTCGGCCAGTCCTTCAGCCACGCCGACGCCGGGGTCGTCGCTCGTTTCGATCAGCGAGGCACGCGCGGCGGCGACCGGCACCCACCTCCGGATCCGTGGGGTGGTGACGGCGCCCTCCGGACTGATCGAGTCCGGCAGCGCCGTGATCCAGGACGCGACCGCGGGGATCCTCGTCCGGCTTGGAGCCGATGTCGGCAGCCTCGCCCTGGGGCAGCTGGTCGAGCTGGACGGGACCAGGTCCACCAAGGCCGGCATGCTCAGCCTTCGGGTGGCCACCTCGCCGCGCTACCTCGGGACGCAGGCCGAGCCGGAGCCGCTGCGTCGCGCAACGGGCGCACTGGGCGAGGGCGAAGAGGCTCGCCTGGTGGTCGTCCGCGGTGCGATCAGCACGGCGATCAGCCGGCCCCGCGGTGGCAACGTCTCCTTCGCGATCGACGACGGCTCAGGGCCGATCCGCGTCTCGATCTCCTCGCGCAGCGGCATCTCCGGCGGATCGCTGACACGGGGCGCCTGGCTGGAAGTCCGCGCGGTTCTCGCGCAACAGACGACCGGCTCCGCCCCGTCGAGCGGCTACCGCCTGTGGCCGAGGACCGCCGCTGACCTCAGAGTGATCGCCTCTCCCGTAACGGGTTCGACCCAACCGCTGGCCTGCTGCGCATTCGTCCAGACGGCGCAGCACTCGCTCCCGACCGGCGACCTCGGGAATGCTCTGCACGATCAGGTCGACGCTCCGCTCATCGCGCGAACGCCCCCGACACTGGCTCGACCTCAGCCGACCAGCTCGTCCCGGCCCATCTCCACCATCGAGCGAGGAACCGCGTCGGTGACGGACCATCAAGCGCCTGCCGCGGGACTCGTCGTCTCCGGCATGGGGCTCGCCGCGCTGGCCGGCCTGGCGGCCTGGTTCGGCCGCCGGCGCGGGCCCGACGGCGACCAGCCGATCGACGCGGAGCTGCCAGAGGCCCACGAAGGCATGGCCGCGCAAGGTGGCCCACGCCTGTCCGTGCTGCGCGTCGAGGCGAATGACGCTCGAAACGAGCGGCGTATACTCCCGCCGACCTGA
- a CDS encoding nucleoside phosphorylase — protein MTLETSGVYSRRPEVPRSHEELTEALTDLSQADAPRTGGRQYHIALERGELAEYIVLVGDPGRVAKVSSRWDSVELNRSNREITTATGTYQGMRLSAMSTGMGPDNVEIVLAEVMEITDQPTLIRIGSSGALQPEIALGDLIVSIGAVRLENTTDFYVHPGYPAIAHRDVVWALEAACRETGAPYHVGMTATASGFYAPQGRAMRTLPVRYPDLAEELRRQRVANLEMESSALFVLAGLAGLRAGTVCAAYAQRVDGTFLEGAAKEAAEARCIDVGLAGIHLLWAIDNGDEGDPHARWSGLIGGQGGER, from the coding sequence ATGACGCTCGAAACGAGCGGCGTATACTCCCGCCGACCTGAGGTCCCACGCTCGCACGAGGAGCTCACCGAGGCCTTGACCGATCTCTCGCAGGCGGACGCGCCGCGCACCGGCGGTCGCCAGTACCACATCGCGCTGGAGCGGGGTGAGCTGGCCGAGTACATCGTGCTGGTGGGGGATCCCGGGCGAGTGGCCAAGGTCTCGTCCCGATGGGACTCGGTCGAGCTCAACCGCAGCAACCGGGAGATCACCACCGCCACCGGCACCTACCAGGGGATGCGGCTCTCGGCCATGTCCACCGGGATGGGCCCTGACAACGTGGAGATCGTGCTGGCCGAGGTGATGGAGATCACGGATCAGCCCACGCTGATCCGCATCGGCTCGAGTGGCGCCCTCCAGCCGGAGATCGCCCTCGGGGACCTGATCGTGTCGATCGGGGCGGTCCGTTTGGAGAACACGACCGACTTCTATGTGCACCCTGGATACCCGGCCATCGCCCACCGAGACGTGGTCTGGGCCCTCGAGGCGGCATGTCGCGAGACGGGTGCTCCGTACCATGTTGGGATGACAGCGACCGCGAGCGGGTTTTACGCTCCGCAGGGAAGGGCGATGCGCACGCTCCCGGTTCGCTATCCTGATCTCGCGGAGGAGCTGCGACGCCAACGCGTCGCCAACCTCGAGATGGAGTCGTCGGCACTCTTCGTGTTGGCAGGACTCGCGGGGTTGCGCGCCGGGACGGTATGCGCCGCCTACGCACAGCGCGTCGATGGGACGTTTCTGGAAGGCGCGGCGAAGGAGGCCGCAGAGGCACGCTGTATCGATGTCGGACTGGCCGGCATCCACCTGCTCTGGGCGATCGACAACGGAGACGAAGGCGATCCCCACGCACGCTGGTCGGGCTTGATCGGCGGGCAAGGCGGGGAGCGTTAA
- a CDS encoding DUF5679 domain-containing protein, producing the protein MATNAYCVKCKAKRDMRNESKITMKNGKPATQGTCPVCGTKMFRIGG; encoded by the coding sequence ATGGCGACCAATGCCTACTGCGTCAAGTGCAAGGCAAAGCGCGACATGCGTAACGAAAGCAAGATCACGATGAAAAACGGCAAGCCGGCCACCCAGGGCACCTGTCCGGTGTGTGGCACCAAGATGTTCAGGATCGGCGGCTGA
- a CDS encoding ROK family protein → MDEVADRSILAIDLGGTQIRAAHVSPDLTVSCRRALETRDEEGVEAVIDRICAAARTVREDARRAGLADPVGIGISSPGPLDPWKGVVIAPPNLAGWRNIPLAARVEEAVGLPTYLERDTNAAVMGEWRYGAGKGADDVIYVTVSTGIGGGLVLDGRPLIGKDGTAGEIGHMTVDIDGPLCGDGQPGHAEAIGSGRAIAREGRALLKSGAAPGLAALAADAEVDAELVARAADAGDVACQRVLDRAWVAIGAMCASLVNAVNPEVIVLGGSIGCNRPELPSAIRAEIDRRAFPAPARRVRLEMTQFAGDVSLIGLLPIVNERMTDPSYSKELA, encoded by the coding sequence GTGGATGAGGTAGCCGATCGGTCGATCCTGGCGATCGACCTCGGCGGGACCCAGATCCGCGCCGCGCACGTCAGCCCCGACCTTACCGTCTCGTGCCGTCGTGCCCTGGAGACTCGTGACGAGGAGGGCGTGGAAGCGGTGATCGATCGGATCTGCGCCGCCGCTCGCACCGTGCGCGAGGATGCGCGGCGCGCCGGCCTGGCGGATCCGGTCGGGATCGGCATTTCGTCGCCCGGCCCGCTGGACCCCTGGAAGGGCGTCGTGATCGCGCCGCCCAACCTGGCGGGCTGGCGGAATATCCCGCTGGCGGCGCGCGTGGAAGAGGCTGTCGGGCTGCCCACCTACCTGGAGCGCGACACCAACGCCGCCGTCATGGGAGAGTGGCGCTACGGTGCAGGCAAGGGCGCCGACGACGTGATCTACGTGACCGTCTCGACCGGCATCGGCGGCGGCCTGGTGCTCGACGGCCGGCCCCTGATCGGCAAGGACGGCACCGCCGGCGAGATCGGGCACATGACGGTCGACATCGACGGGCCGCTGTGCGGCGACGGCCAGCCCGGCCACGCCGAGGCGATCGGCTCCGGCAGGGCAATCGCGCGTGAGGGACGCGCCCTGCTGAAGAGCGGCGCGGCGCCTGGTCTGGCAGCCCTCGCGGCCGACGCGGAGGTGGATGCCGAACTGGTGGCGCGCGCCGCCGATGCGGGCGACGTCGCGTGTCAGCGCGTTCTCGACCGCGCCTGGGTCGCGATCGGCGCCATGTGCGCGAGCCTGGTCAACGCCGTCAATCCCGAGGTGATCGTGCTCGGCGGCAGCATCGGCTGCAATCGGCCAGAGTTGCCCAGCGCGATTCGCGCCGAGATCGACCGCCGCGCCTTCCCGGCTCCGGCGCGGCGCGTGCGGCTCGAGATGACGCAGTTCGCCGGCGACGTCTCGCTGATCGGCCTGCTGCCGATCGTGAATGAACGAATGACAGATCCGTCCTATTCGAAGGAGCTCGCGTGA
- the gap gene encoding type I glyceraldehyde-3-phosphate dehydrogenase has protein sequence MTRIGINGFGRIGRQTLKAILERHPDSLEVVAVNDLAPTATNAHLFKYDSTYGRYSGEVSHTESDIVVDGYPIRALSERDPAALPWKDLGVELVVESTGIFTDATKAHAHLDAGARKVIISAPAKNEDVTLVLGVNEGVYDPEKHHIVSNASCTTNGLALPAKVVWDSFGIERGMMTTVHSYTNDQNVLDVFHPDLRRARSAGQNIIPTTTGAAKALSLVIPELKGRFDGFALRVPTATVSIIDFVAITSRPVSAETANAALKAAADGPMKGLLGFTAEPLVSMDFKGDERSSIVDSLSTMVVGDNLLKVIAWYDNEWGYSCRVADLASFMAARL, from the coding sequence GTGACCCGCATCGGCATCAATGGCTTCGGCCGGATCGGCCGTCAGACTCTCAAGGCCATCCTTGAGCGCCATCCGGACAGCCTCGAGGTGGTCGCCGTCAACGACCTGGCTCCCACGGCAACCAATGCGCACCTGTTCAAGTACGACTCGACCTACGGGCGCTATTCCGGCGAGGTGTCGCATACCGAGAGCGACATCGTCGTCGACGGCTACCCGATTCGCGCCCTCTCGGAGCGGGACCCCGCGGCTCTCCCGTGGAAGGACCTGGGCGTCGAGCTCGTGGTGGAGTCGACGGGCATCTTCACGGACGCCACCAAGGCGCACGCCCACCTGGACGCCGGCGCGCGCAAGGTGATCATCAGCGCTCCCGCCAAGAACGAGGACGTGACCCTGGTGCTCGGCGTGAACGAGGGCGTCTACGACCCGGAGAAGCACCACATCGTCAGCAACGCCTCGTGCACCACCAACGGGCTGGCACTGCCGGCCAAGGTCGTGTGGGACTCGTTCGGGATCGAGCGCGGCATGATGACGACCGTCCACTCGTACACCAACGACCAGAACGTGCTCGACGTCTTCCACCCGGACCTGCGCCGGGCGCGATCCGCCGGGCAGAACATCATTCCCACCACCACCGGCGCCGCCAAGGCACTGTCGCTGGTGATCCCCGAGCTCAAGGGCCGCTTCGACGGCTTTGCGCTGCGGGTGCCGACCGCCACGGTGAGCATCATCGACTTCGTGGCGATCACGTCGCGCCCGGTCAGCGCCGAGACCGCCAACGCGGCGCTCAAGGCCGCGGCGGACGGGCCGATGAAGGGGCTGCTGGGCTTCACCGCCGAGCCACTGGTAAGCATGGACTTCAAGGGCGACGAACGATCCAGCATCGTCGACAGCCTCTCGACCATGGTCGTTGGCGACAACCTGCTGAAGGTGATCGCCTGGTACGACAACGAATGGGGCTACTCCTGCCGGGTGGCGGATCTCGCCAGCTTCATGGCCGCCCGGCTGTAG
- a CDS encoding phosphoglycerate kinase, which translates to MNKQTVRDIDVRGKRVFLRADLNVPLDDGRITDDTRIRASLPTIRYLLERGAAVILASHLGRPKGKVNDALRLKPVADRLGQLLGRNVRMTGDALGPGVQVAIGKLRPGDLLLLENLRFHAEEEANDPGFAKALADMAEIYVNDAFGSAHRAHASTEGITHFLPSVAGLLLEQEVTALANLLRKPPKPFHTIIGGAKISGKLEVLEVLLARCQAVLVGGGMANTFLAAKGHAMGKSLVETEQLTNAERIMSEARRKRVRLMLPTDLVIAAQIHPRSQRQVVPLNGVPKDWIVVDIGPQTVEAYTTHLAKARTIFWNGPMGIFEIAQFADGTNAIANYVASRTGDGVITVVGGGDSVSAVDKLGLTDQMSHVSTGGGASLEFVEGKKLPGVEALPDR; encoded by the coding sequence ATGAACAAGCAGACGGTTCGGGATATCGACGTCCGGGGCAAGCGCGTCTTCCTGCGCGCTGACCTGAACGTGCCGCTCGACGACGGTCGCATCACTGACGACACCCGCATCCGCGCCAGCCTGCCCACGATCCGATATCTCCTCGAGCGGGGCGCGGCCGTGATCCTGGCCAGCCACCTCGGCCGCCCGAAGGGCAAGGTCAACGATGCATTGCGCCTCAAGCCGGTCGCGGATCGGCTGGGCCAGCTGCTCGGCCGCAACGTGCGGATGACCGGCGACGCCCTCGGCCCCGGCGTCCAGGTGGCGATCGGCAAGCTGCGTCCCGGCGACCTGCTGCTGCTCGAGAACCTGCGCTTCCACGCCGAGGAGGAGGCGAACGACCCCGGCTTCGCCAAGGCGCTGGCCGACATGGCCGAGATCTACGTCAACGACGCCTTCGGCTCGGCGCATCGGGCCCACGCCTCGACCGAGGGGATCACCCACTTCCTGCCCAGCGTGGCCGGGCTGCTGCTGGAGCAGGAAGTGACCGCTCTCGCCAACCTGCTCCGCAAGCCGCCCAAGCCGTTCCACACGATCATCGGCGGAGCCAAGATCAGCGGCAAGCTCGAGGTCCTCGAGGTGCTGCTGGCGCGCTGTCAGGCGGTCCTGGTCGGCGGTGGCATGGCCAACACCTTCCTGGCTGCCAAGGGCCATGCCATGGGCAAGAGCCTGGTCGAGACGGAGCAGCTGACCAACGCCGAGCGGATCATGTCCGAGGCGCGGCGCAAGCGCGTGCGCCTGATGCTCCCCACCGACCTGGTGATCGCCGCCCAGATCCACCCGCGCTCGCAGCGCCAGGTCGTGCCCCTCAATGGCGTGCCCAAGGACTGGATCGTGGTCGACATCGGTCCGCAGACGGTGGAGGCCTACACGACGCACCTGGCCAAGGCGCGAACGATCTTCTGGAATGGACCGATGGGCATCTTCGAGATCGCCCAGTTCGCCGATGGCACGAACGCGATCGCCAACTACGTGGCCTCGCGGACGGGCGATGGGGTGATCACCGTGGTCGGCGGTGGGGATTCGGTATCGGCGGTCGACAAGCTCGGCCTGACCGACCAGATGAGCCACGTCTCGACCGGCGGCGGCGCCTCGCTCGAGTTCGTCGAGGGCAAGAAGCTGCCCGGCGTCGAGGCCCTGCCCGACCGATGA
- the eno gene encoding phosphopyruvate hydratase, whose amino-acid sequence MNTAISAVHGREVLDSRGNPTIEVEVRLSGGGWGRAIVPSGASTGAHEAVELRDGDRSRYGGKGVLDAVANVNGEIAEAVHGFDAFDQPGLDRLLIVLDGTPNKARLGANALLGVSLAAAHAGAAAEGQPLYRYLGGEAAHLLPVPLVNILNGGKHAVDSTDFQEFMIAPLGAPTFAEALRWAAETFHVLGRLLEERGFATTVGDEGGYAPSLETNEAAIGLVLEAIQRAGYRPGEQIAIALDPAASEVYSEGQYVLAREKRTLASDELITFWADWIDRYPIISLEDGLAEDDWTGWTALTAQLGDRIQVMGDDLLVTNTERLARGIRERACNSILIKLNQIGTLTETRDAVEMARTAGWRSIVSHRSGETEDTTIADFVVAMGTGQIKTGSVSRSERIAKYNRLLRIEEELGDAAEYVGRGAFAALAG is encoded by the coding sequence ATGAACACCGCGATCTCCGCCGTCCACGGGCGCGAGGTGCTCGACTCCCGCGGCAATCCGACGATCGAGGTCGAGGTGCGGCTCAGCGGCGGAGGCTGGGGTCGCGCGATCGTTCCCTCCGGAGCCTCGACCGGCGCCCACGAGGCGGTCGAGCTGCGCGACGGTGACAGGTCCCGTTATGGTGGCAAAGGGGTCCTCGACGCGGTGGCGAACGTGAACGGCGAGATTGCCGAAGCGGTCCATGGCTTTGACGCGTTCGACCAGCCGGGCCTCGACCGCCTGTTGATCGTGCTCGATGGCACGCCGAACAAGGCCCGCCTGGGCGCCAACGCGCTGCTCGGCGTCTCGCTGGCGGCCGCCCATGCGGGGGCGGCGGCCGAGGGCCAGCCGCTGTATCGGTACCTGGGAGGCGAGGCCGCGCACCTGCTCCCGGTGCCGCTGGTGAACATCCTGAACGGCGGCAAGCACGCGGTGGACTCGACCGATTTCCAGGAGTTCATGATCGCGCCCCTCGGCGCACCGACCTTCGCCGAGGCGCTGCGCTGGGCGGCAGAGACGTTCCACGTGCTCGGCCGGCTGCTCGAGGAGCGCGGCTTCGCCACCACCGTCGGCGACGAGGGTGGCTACGCCCCAAGCCTCGAGACGAACGAGGCGGCGATCGGCCTCGTCCTGGAGGCGATCCAGCGCGCCGGCTATCGGCCCGGCGAGCAGATCGCGATCGCCCTCGACCCCGCCGCGAGCGAGGTCTACAGCGAGGGGCAATACGTGCTCGCCCGCGAGAAGCGCACGCTGGCGAGCGACGAGCTGATCACGTTCTGGGCCGATTGGATCGACCGCTACCCGATCATCAGCCTGGAGGACGGCCTGGCGGAGGACGACTGGACGGGCTGGACCGCGCTCACCGCGCAGCTCGGCGACCGGATCCAGGTGATGGGCGACGACCTGCTGGTGACGAACACCGAGCGACTGGCGCGGGGCATCCGTGAGCGGGCCTGCAACTCGATCCTGATCAAGCTCAACCAGATCGGCACGCTGACCGAGACGCGCGACGCGGTCGAGATGGCACGGACTGCCGGCTGGCGCTCGATCGTGAGCCACCGCTCCGGCGAGACGGAGGACACCACCATCGCCGACTTCGTGGTCGCGATGGGCACCGGCCAGATCAAGACCGGCAGCGTCAGTCGCAGCGAGCGGATCGCGAAGTACAACCGGCTGCTGCGCATCGAGGAGGAGCTCGGCGACGCCGCCGAGTACGTCGGTCGCGGCGCCTTCGCGGCGCTGGCCGGCTGA
- a CDS encoding class I SAM-dependent methyltransferase yields the protein MDGLTDHARTNRAFWNELSDTYQADHGPDLARHGAAWGVWQIPEDEIHALGEVAGRDVLELGCGAAQWSIELARRGARPVGLDLSERQLEHAREAIAEAGLDFPLVHASAEAVPYPDASFDLIFCDHGAMVFADPRRTVPEAARLLRHDGLLVFSMHTPIADICWPPDSEQVTDQLRLNYYELNVVDVGESQHVEFQLPYGEWIRLFRANGLIVEDLIELRPEADAVSTYRTDADREWARKWPMEHIWKVRRQRDDP from the coding sequence ATGGACGGCCTGACCGATCACGCACGCACGAACCGGGCCTTCTGGAACGAGCTCTCCGACACCTACCAGGCCGATCACGGCCCCGACCTGGCGCGCCACGGCGCGGCCTGGGGCGTGTGGCAGATCCCCGAGGACGAGATCCATGCGCTCGGCGAGGTGGCCGGCAGGGACGTGCTGGAGTTGGGCTGCGGGGCTGCCCAGTGGTCGATCGAGCTGGCCAGGCGCGGGGCCCGGCCGGTGGGCCTCGACCTCAGCGAGCGTCAGCTCGAGCATGCCCGCGAAGCGATCGCCGAGGCTGGGCTCGACTTCCCGCTGGTCCACGCCAGCGCCGAGGCGGTGCCCTATCCCGACGCCAGCTTCGATCTCATCTTCTGCGACCACGGAGCCATGGTCTTCGCCGACCCCCGCCGCACCGTCCCCGAGGCGGCGCGGCTGCTGCGCCACGATGGGCTGCTCGTCTTCAGCATGCACACCCCCATCGCTGACATCTGCTGGCCGCCCGATTCGGAGCAGGTCACCGACCAGCTGCGGCTCAACTATTACGAGCTGAACGTCGTGGACGTGGGGGAATCCCAGCACGTCGAGTTCCAGCTGCCATATGGCGAGTGGATCCGCCTCTTCCGGGCCAACGGCCTGATCGTCGAGGATCTGATCGAGCTCCGACCAGAGGCCGACGCTGTCAGCACCTACCGCACCGACGCGGACCGCGAATGGGCGCGCAAATGGCCGATGGAGCACATCTGGAAGGTTCGACGCCAGCGCGATGACCCCTAA
- a CDS encoding MOSC domain-containing protein produces MDEPRSGRVVSVNVNEGGVPKLPVAEQWVGPLGLKDDRHEEPVPMHGGVDQAVCLYSMEAIGRLVAEGHNAFPGAFGENLTLEGIELDAIGPGDRLAIGEGGLVIELTWHAAPCKKQAQWFSNGRFARISGKTNPADARWYARVISEGPVRPGDTVR; encoded by the coding sequence ATGGATGAGCCCCGATCCGGCCGCGTGGTCAGCGTCAACGTCAACGAAGGCGGAGTCCCCAAGCTGCCGGTCGCCGAGCAATGGGTCGGACCGCTCGGCCTGAAGGATGACCGGCACGAGGAGCCGGTGCCCATGCACGGAGGCGTGGACCAGGCCGTCTGCCTCTACTCGATGGAGGCCATCGGGCGCCTCGTAGCCGAGGGGCATAACGCATTTCCGGGTGCCTTCGGCGAGAACCTGACGCTCGAGGGGATCGAGCTGGACGCGATAGGCCCGGGCGATCGGCTCGCCATCGGCGAGGGTGGGCTCGTCATCGAGCTGACCTGGCACGCCGCTCCGTGCAAGAAGCAGGCGCAGTGGTTCTCAAACGGACGATTCGCGCGGATCAGCGGCAAGACGAACCCCGCCGACGCACGGTGGTACGCGCGGGTGATCAGCGAGGGGCCAGTCCGCCCCGGAGACACCGTTCGTTAG